One region of Thiorhodovibrio frisius genomic DNA includes:
- a CDS encoding phosphoribosyl-ATP diphosphatase, with product MSDVLERLAEVLEARKQAEPESSYVAKLYAKGLDAILKKIGEEATETVMAAKDGDREHLVKEVADLWFHSLVLLADQGLHPNAVLDELDRRFGLSGLAEKAARKPPA from the coding sequence ATGAGTGACGTACTCGAACGCTTGGCCGAGGTGCTTGAGGCCCGCAAGCAGGCGGAGCCGGAATCCTCTTATGTCGCCAAGCTCTACGCCAAGGGGCTAGACGCCATCCTGAAAAAAATTGGCGAGGAAGCGACCGAAACCGTGATGGCCGCCAAAGATGGCGACCGCGAGCATCTCGTCAAAGAGGTCGCTGACCTCTGGTTTCACAGCCTGGTGCTGCTTGCAGATCAGGGTCTGCACCCGAACGCCGTGCTGGATGAACTCGACCGGCGTTTTGGTCTCTCGGGTCTGGCCGAAAAAGCCGCGCGTAAACCACCAGCCTGA
- the tatA gene encoding Sec-independent protein translocase subunit TatA, with translation MGMGGISIWQLLIVLVIVLLLFGTKKLKNLGSDLGGAVKGFRSAMSDPDRKDAEEEENQSSAQLSGRTDEPGKPASQPAGETAKPSDSSR, from the coding sequence ATGGGAATGGGTGGCATTAGTATCTGGCAACTACTGATCGTGCTCGTCATCGTGCTCTTGCTCTTCGGCACCAAGAAGTTGAAAAACCTCGGCTCAGACCTTGGCGGAGCCGTTAAGGGTTTCCGCTCGGCAATGAGCGACCCTGACCGCAAGGATGCAGAAGAGGAAGAGAATCAATCCAGCGCGCAACTCTCGGGTCGGACCGACGAACCCGGCAAACCTGCTTCCCAGCCTGCCGGTGAAACGGCCAAGCCCTCGGATTCCAGCCGCTAA
- the tatB gene encoding Sec-independent protein translocase protein TatB has product MFDVGALELVVIAVVALLVVGPERLPRLARTAGRWVGRGRRALLSVKDEIDREIKAEELREIIRRQNERKPLDEILEEQFDPKTAAKGQALTGGKRLQTNAKSDAESGAESGQEPHA; this is encoded by the coding sequence ATGTTCGACGTCGGCGCGCTTGAGTTGGTCGTGATTGCCGTGGTGGCCCTGCTGGTCGTGGGGCCAGAGCGCTTGCCACGTCTGGCGCGCACCGCCGGGCGCTGGGTCGGGCGCGGGCGACGAGCGCTACTGTCAGTCAAAGACGAGATTGATCGCGAAATCAAAGCTGAAGAACTGCGCGAGATCATCCGCCGCCAGAACGAGCGCAAGCCGCTCGATGAGATTCTCGAAGAGCAGTTCGACCCCAAAACCGCCGCCAAAGGCCAGGCGCTGACTGGCGGCAAGCGTCTCCAAACCAACGCCAAGTCCGACGCTGAATCTGGCGCTGAATCCGGGCAAGAGCCGCACGCCTGA
- the tatC gene encoding twin-arginine translocase subunit TatC, with product MNERLPDPRLAADDGGSEQPFIDHLIELRDRLLRMVVAIVIVFLGLFPFANTLYTWIAAPIRAQLPEGATMIATQVASPFLTPFKLALVVAVFIAMPYILYQLWAFIAPGLYRHEKRLAVPLLASSIVLFYLGMVFAYFVVFPLVFGFFTSVTPEGVQQMPDIAFYLEFILKLFFAFGIAFEIPIATILLVAAGITTPAALENKRPYVIVGVFIAGMLLTPPDVISQTLLAIPMWLLYELGILFSRFFQKDAGARAQSDDDSPGDDDPPTGSHRPKSPKPPAGPGAAEIAVGHEIDSSDINDPERFRPLTDDEMEAELDAIEAEDLHPHQSGARVDASGSSAMPTAATDTLLYQANQHRAEGNLNAARHLLYRVLEDGTADQRRVARNILSDLDS from the coding sequence ATGAACGAACGCCTGCCCGACCCGCGACTCGCAGCCGATGACGGCGGCAGTGAACAGCCCTTCATCGACCACCTGATCGAATTGCGCGACCGCCTGCTGCGCATGGTCGTGGCTATTGTGATCGTTTTCCTCGGGCTCTTCCCCTTCGCCAACACACTTTATACCTGGATCGCCGCGCCGATCCGCGCCCAGTTGCCAGAAGGCGCGACCATGATCGCCACCCAGGTGGCCTCGCCCTTTCTGACTCCCTTCAAGCTTGCGCTGGTGGTGGCGGTGTTCATCGCCATGCCCTACATCCTCTACCAGCTCTGGGCCTTTATCGCGCCCGGGCTCTACCGGCACGAAAAGCGCCTGGCGGTGCCGCTTTTGGCCTCGAGCATCGTCCTGTTCTACCTGGGCATGGTGTTCGCTTACTTTGTGGTTTTTCCGCTGGTCTTCGGCTTCTTCACCTCGGTCACGCCCGAGGGCGTACAGCAAATGCCGGACATCGCCTTTTACCTGGAATTCATTCTCAAGCTGTTTTTTGCCTTTGGCATCGCCTTTGAGATTCCCATCGCCACCATTCTGCTGGTGGCCGCCGGCATCACCACACCGGCAGCGCTGGAAAACAAGCGCCCCTATGTGATTGTTGGTGTTTTCATTGCCGGCATGCTGCTCACGCCGCCAGATGTCATTTCCCAAACCCTGCTGGCCATACCCATGTGGCTGCTCTATGAGCTTGGCATTCTGTTCTCGCGCTTCTTTCAGAAAGATGCCGGAGCACGCGCGCAAAGCGACGATGACTCCCCCGGCGACGATGACCCGCCAACCGGGTCGCACCGCCCGAAATCCCCAAAGCCCCCCGCAGGGCCGGGTGCGGCTGAGATCGCGGTTGGTCATGAAATTGATAGCAGCGATATCAACGACCCTGAGCGCTTCCGGCCGCTGACAGATGATGAAATGGAAGCCGAACTCGATGCCATTGAGGCCGAGGATCTGCACCCACATCAAAGCGGCGCAAGAGTCGACGCAAGCGGTTCCAGCGCGATGCCCACCGCAGCCACCGACACCCTGCTTTACCAAGCCAACCAACACCGCGCTGAAGGCAACCTAAACGCCGCCCGTCATCTGCTCTATCGCGTCCTCGAAGACGGCACTGCCGACCAGCGCCGCGTCGCCCGCAACATCCTCAGCGACCTCGACAGCTAA
- a CDS encoding helix-turn-helix domain-containing protein: MDEESINLTKMIGQRLRAARNAHGYSLAELAARTNSLSKSRISNYEQGIRRMGLEEASELSNALDGLTPTYLLCLDDKSPLSKTEWKMIDAFRNSDERGKDTILRVCEVQREYSVPAMRSRLEMAD, encoded by the coding sequence ATGGACGAAGAAAGCATTAACCTCACAAAAATGATCGGCCAACGCCTGCGCGCCGCCCGCAACGCTCATGGCTACAGCCTGGCTGAGCTGGCCGCTCGGACCAACTCCCTGTCCAAATCCCGTATTAGCAACTATGAGCAGGGCATCCGCCGGATGGGCTTGGAAGAGGCATCCGAGTTGTCCAACGCTCTCGACGGCCTGACGCCAACCTATCTGCTATGCCTGGATGACAAATCCCCGCTGAGCAAGACCGAGTGGAAAATGATCGACGCCTTCCGCAACAGCGACGAACGCGGCAAGGACACCATCCTGCGCGTCTGTGAAGTGCAGCGGGAGTACTCGGTACCTGCCATGCGCAGTCGCCTAGAAATGGCTGATTAG
- a CDS encoding lytic transglycosylase domain-containing protein, translated as MHQPARQRSPHFAALLLAMFTAVLALLPSGCANQDTQPEFATTHDFAVPASLKPNVEFWRKVYAEWSRSQVVVHDDRYLDLIYQIADLPGPVKASYTPQQRDFVDRLKLSWSERLQRLSRKLASNAPLTNEERALKDKITAAGGAAALINPAERVRTQRGLRERFRRGIDISGRYDQEFREIFRRHGVPEDLAYLPHVESSFQLNARSSAGATGMWQFIRSTGRHYMTVNSQIDERLDPFIAADAAARYLAEAHRELGSWPLAITSYNHGVGGMSNARALHGNDIGSIVKSYRGRYFGFASRNFYAEFIAARHVAMNANNYFPGNIHYEPPIAHKRERLARSLTINQIAREYRVPAYELIRANPAWLDPIRDGRAPVPAGSAIWLPTDQQSSRPKKQPAPDRPLFGARQINGSSPEAAPQALSMQKPIHPKAWRRAMRLAVNHMDSFSGIAGTMRINHSPLPFMPRPGAEA; from the coding sequence ATGCACCAACCTGCCCGGCAGCGGTCTCCGCATTTCGCGGCACTGCTTCTTGCGATGTTCACTGCGGTGCTGGCCCTGCTCCCGTCAGGCTGCGCCAACCAAGACACCCAGCCCGAGTTTGCCACCACCCATGACTTTGCGGTGCCGGCCAGTCTGAAGCCAAATGTCGAATTTTGGCGCAAGGTGTACGCCGAATGGAGCCGATCTCAGGTGGTTGTGCACGACGACCGTTATCTGGACCTCATCTACCAAATCGCCGATCTTCCCGGCCCCGTGAAGGCGTCCTATACGCCGCAACAGCGGGATTTTGTCGACCGACTGAAACTGAGTTGGAGCGAACGGCTGCAGCGACTGTCTCGCAAGCTCGCGAGCAATGCCCCACTAACCAACGAGGAACGCGCGCTTAAAGACAAAATCACCGCCGCTGGCGGCGCTGCGGCCCTGATCAACCCAGCCGAGCGCGTGCGCACCCAGCGCGGCTTGCGCGAACGTTTCCGGCGCGGAATCGATATCAGCGGGCGCTATGATCAAGAGTTCCGGGAGATCTTCCGTCGCCATGGGGTCCCCGAGGACCTCGCCTATCTGCCTCACGTAGAGTCCTCCTTCCAACTCAACGCCCGCTCAAGCGCAGGCGCGACCGGCATGTGGCAGTTCATCCGCTCCACCGGGCGGCATTACATGACAGTGAACAGCCAGATCGACGAGCGCCTCGATCCCTTCATCGCCGCCGACGCCGCCGCACGCTATCTGGCGGAGGCACACCGAGAACTCGGCAGTTGGCCGCTGGCAATTACCTCATACAACCACGGGGTCGGCGGCATGAGCAATGCCCGGGCGCTGCATGGCAACGACATCGGCAGCATCGTAAAATCCTATCGTGGGCGCTACTTTGGTTTTGCCTCGCGCAATTTTTATGCGGAATTCATCGCCGCGCGACATGTCGCCATGAACGCCAACAACTATTTTCCCGGCAACATCCATTATGAGCCCCCGATTGCGCACAAGCGTGAGCGCCTAGCGCGCAGCCTGACAATAAACCAAATCGCACGCGAGTATCGGGTGCCTGCCTATGAACTCATCCGCGCCAACCCCGCCTGGCTCGATCCCATCCGCGACGGCCGCGCGCCCGTTCCAGCCGGCAGCGCAATCTGGCTGCCAACAGATCAACAGTCGTCTCGGCCCAAGAAGCAACCTGCTCCTGACAGGCCGCTGTTCGGAGCACGCCAGATCAACGGCTCCTCCCCCGAGGCCGCACCACAAGCACTTAGCATGCAAAAGCCAATTCATCCCAAGGCGTGGCGCCGCGCCATGAGGCTTGCCGTGAATCACATGGATTCATTTTCCGGCATAGCCGGGACCATGCGCATTAACCATTCACCCCTTCCATTCATGCCGCGTCCTGGCGCGGAGGCCTGA
- the dcd gene encoding dCTP deaminase, producing MSIKSDNWIRLMATETGMIEPFEPTQVRETPQGERVISYGTSSYGYDIRCADEFKIFTNINSAIVDPKNFDASSFVDLRADVCMIPPNSFALARTVEYFRIPRNVLTLCLGKSTYARCGIIVNVTPLEPEWEGHVTLEFSNTTPLPAKIYANEGVAQILFFESDEVCESSYRDRKGKYQGQRGVTLPKP from the coding sequence ATGTCGATTAAGTCCGACAACTGGATTCGCCTCATGGCGACCGAGACCGGCATGATCGAGCCTTTCGAGCCGACCCAGGTGCGCGAAACGCCCCAAGGCGAGCGCGTCATCTCCTACGGCACCTCAAGCTACGGCTACGATATCCGCTGCGCCGATGAGTTCAAGATTTTCACCAACATCAACTCGGCCATCGTCGACCCAAAAAACTTTGATGCCTCGAGCTTTGTCGATTTGCGCGCCGATGTCTGCATGATTCCGCCCAATTCTTTCGCACTGGCGCGCACCGTGGAGTACTTTCGCATCCCGCGCAATGTCCTGACGCTGTGCCTGGGCAAAAGCACCTATGCGCGCTGCGGCATCATCGTGAATGTGACGCCGCTCGAGCCCGAGTGGGAAGGCCATGTCACCCTTGAGTTTTCCAACACCACGCCGCTGCCCGCAAAAATCTATGCCAACGAGGGTGTCGCGCAGATTCTGTTCTTCGAGTCCGACGAGGTTTGCGAAAGCTCCTACCGCGACCGCAAGGGCAAATATCAGGGGCAGCGTGGCGTGACACTGCCCAAGCCCTAA
- a CDS encoding glycosyltransferase family 39 protein, whose amino-acid sequence MRKAPRQTSPREPAPALALEATLPVGLVPWLLGGLILALSLWRLVGFDHLLVWHDEVFTLIRVLGRSALTVNQSLFNATPLSPADALALLQGPADTWAATLTALMRHPEHPPLYYLLARALMGLPIDPVTAMRGASAGFGVLLPLAAFWLMQEVFGSSQPQNAWQRPASWPAPWLTALLVAASPLYLLYAQEGRQYALWTLLVAAASAAFLRALRTRDNLNWASYATLLALALYTHLLSALLIPLHALYGLLASNWKFGSKLSSQMDWQLGWQQEVRPLARRFALAVGAAIMLLSPWLVLMIVAADRVDDYTSWMQRPIPLAEMFLAWRDHLTRVFIDIRPVGTTGVGVPPWTALVLVPVGLALGHYLLKAPRPAVWFLPLLALAFIGMVLGPDLLLGGSRSQHPRYALPGLLALELMLAWSLSKMLTGNSTGWRWAGCMLLATLLTAGLWSFAAIGQAESWWNKNFSAGNSALAHDINAAPAPLVAVSPSGVSTGEILSLAYHLAPHVRIWGEPEIDSPLTIPDGFTGYFALTPSAKLRTALKPLSLRPVPGHWQWFQAQPGTMPSDIRNPTPEHPRRAPS is encoded by the coding sequence ATGCGCAAAGCGCCGCGGCAGACATCCCCGCGAGAACCCGCACCCGCTTTAGCACTCGAAGCCACACTGCCGGTCGGTCTGGTGCCTTGGCTGCTAGGCGGCCTGATCCTGGCGCTCAGCCTGTGGCGTTTGGTCGGATTCGATCACCTGCTGGTCTGGCACGACGAGGTCTTTACCCTGATCCGGGTGCTCGGCCGGTCCGCACTCACAGTCAACCAAAGCTTGTTCAACGCCACCCCGCTGTCACCCGCGGACGCACTGGCCTTGCTGCAAGGCCCAGCCGACACCTGGGCGGCCACGCTGACCGCCCTGATGCGCCACCCCGAGCATCCGCCGCTGTATTACCTGCTCGCACGCGCGCTGATGGGGCTACCTATCGACCCGGTGACGGCCATGCGCGGCGCATCGGCTGGCTTTGGCGTGCTGCTGCCGCTTGCCGCTTTCTGGCTGATGCAGGAAGTCTTTGGTTCGAGCCAACCCCAGAATGCCTGGCAGCGACCGGCATCCTGGCCAGCGCCCTGGCTCACAGCGCTGCTGGTCGCTGCATCGCCCCTATATCTGCTCTATGCGCAGGAAGGTCGCCAGTACGCGCTCTGGACGCTGCTGGTGGCGGCGGCAAGCGCAGCTTTCCTGCGCGCCCTGCGCACCCGTGACAACCTGAACTGGGCCAGCTATGCGACGCTGCTCGCACTTGCGCTCTACACCCACCTGCTCTCAGCGCTGCTGATCCCACTACATGCACTCTATGGGCTGCTTGCGAGCAACTGGAAATTCGGCTCGAAACTGAGCTCACAAATGGACTGGCAACTGGGCTGGCAGCAGGAAGTACGCCCCCTGGCGCGGCGCTTTGCGCTGGCCGTCGGCGCCGCCATCATGCTGCTCTCCCCCTGGCTGGTGCTGATGATCGTCGCCGCAGATCGGGTCGATGACTATACGTCCTGGATGCAGCGCCCCATCCCGCTCGCCGAGATGTTTCTCGCCTGGCGCGACCACCTGACACGGGTGTTCATCGACATTCGCCCCGTCGGCACCACCGGCGTGGGCGTTCCGCCATGGACCGCGCTAGTCTTGGTGCCGGTTGGCTTGGCTCTGGGACATTATCTGCTCAAGGCGCCGCGACCGGCAGTCTGGTTCCTACCGTTGCTCGCGCTCGCCTTTATCGGCATGGTGCTCGGGCCGGATTTATTGCTCGGCGGCAGTCGCTCGCAGCACCCACGTTATGCCTTGCCCGGCTTGCTCGCGCTTGAACTGATGCTGGCCTGGAGCCTCAGCAAGATGCTCACGGGCAACTCGACTGGCTGGCGATGGGCCGGCTGCATGCTACTGGCCACCCTGCTAACCGCCGGGCTCTGGTCCTTCGCAGCCATTGGCCAAGCCGAGAGCTGGTGGAACAAGAACTTCAGCGCCGGCAATTCTGCTCTCGCCCACGACATCAATGCCGCCCCTGCCCCGCTGGTGGCAGTCAGCCCAAGCGGCGTCAGCACCGGCGAAATCCTGTCCCTTGCCTATCATCTGGCGCCCCATGTGCGAATCTGGGGCGAGCCCGAAATCGACTCCCCGCTGACAATTCCCGATGGTTTTACGGGTTACTTCGCCCTGACCCCTTCGGCCAAACTCAGAACCGCGCTGAAACCGCTTTCCCTGCGACCCGTTCCCGGCCACTGGCAATGGTTCCAGGCGCAACCAGGTACCATGCCCAGCGACATCCGCAACCCAACACCCGAGCACCCGCGAAGAGCCCCCTCATGA